In Streptomyces sp. NBC_01426, one genomic interval encodes:
- a CDS encoding nuclear transport factor 2 family protein, which produces MIAPEHLTDPAVRAFVTAVNAGDRAAFDAALAPGATMSDDGSDRDLGEWTEKEVFSSGGHMAVASQSEDGRALVVDYRNDTWGEMRTAWRFDVTDGRVGRFETGQA; this is translated from the coding sequence GTGATCGCACCCGAGCACCTCACCGACCCAGCCGTCCGCGCCTTCGTCACCGCCGTGAACGCGGGCGACCGGGCGGCGTTCGACGCCGCCCTCGCCCCGGGCGCGACCATGTCGGACGACGGATCCGACCGGGACCTCGGCGAGTGGACCGAGAAGGAGGTCTTCTCCTCGGGCGGCCACATGGCCGTCGCCTCGCAGTCCGAGGACGGTCGCGCCCTCGTCGTCGACTACCGCAACGACACCTGGGGCGAGATGCGGACCGCCTGGCGGTTCGACGTCACCGACGGCCGCGTCGGCCGCTTCGAGACCGGCCAGGCCTGA
- a CDS encoding polysaccharide deacetylase family protein, which translates to MGFLARTRKQAAQSRLTVVAAAVAVAATVWGATAIVGPDHPIGHENAAGRTDGPAGGAPGSPGSPNVPRQRMPEGIAHASEGGGDTVNVTIDDGPDPRWTPQILAVLAEHEVKATFCMVGPQAAAHPDLVKQVVAAGHRLCDHTMSHDTAMDKKPVAYQKAQILDAQRQIEQAAGGGAKVEYYRAPGGAFTPDSRRIAAEAGMRPLGWNVDSKDFSKPGVAAIVNTVKGELKNGPTVLFHDGGGNRAQTVEALDRVLAWLDEQGRPTGFPVRTAP; encoded by the coding sequence ATGGGGTTCTTGGCACGCACGCGCAAGCAGGCCGCACAGTCCCGGTTGACCGTCGTGGCGGCCGCGGTGGCCGTCGCCGCGACGGTATGGGGAGCGACGGCGATCGTCGGACCGGACCACCCCATCGGACACGAGAACGCGGCCGGTCGCACGGACGGCCCCGCCGGCGGCGCGCCGGGCTCGCCCGGGTCGCCGAACGTGCCCCGGCAGCGCATGCCCGAGGGGATAGCCCACGCCTCGGAGGGCGGCGGAGACACGGTCAACGTCACCATCGACGACGGCCCCGACCCCCGATGGACGCCGCAGATCCTCGCCGTCCTCGCGGAGCACGAAGTGAAGGCGACCTTCTGCATGGTCGGCCCCCAGGCCGCGGCCCACCCGGACCTGGTCAAGCAGGTCGTCGCGGCCGGGCACCGGCTCTGCGACCACACCATGTCCCACGACACGGCGATGGACAAGAAGCCCGTCGCCTACCAGAAGGCGCAGATACTCGACGCGCAACGACAGATAGAGCAAGCCGCGGGCGGCGGCGCCAAGGTGGAGTACTACCGGGCCCCGGGCGGCGCGTTCACCCCCGACAGCCGGCGCATCGCCGCCGAGGCCGGCATGCGTCCGCTCGGTTGGAACGTGGACAGCAAGGACTTCAGCAAGCCGGGCGTCGCCGCGATCGTCAACACGGTCAAGGGCGAACTGAAGAACGGTCCGACCGTGCTCTTCCACGACGGCGGAGGCAACCGCGCGCAGACCGTCGAGGCCCTCGACCGGGTCCTGGCCTGGCTCGACGAGCAGGGTCGCCCCACCGGCTTCCCGGTCCGCACGGCCCCCTGA
- a CDS encoding prepilin peptidase: MGLVVIILAAAYGAGAGLLLPRAAYRLSVEPGEPWRDSCPDGHPLPGWVGRARCRLPGASAVSPPAPAPTRPGPGAGAPPAGPVPADPGAPTTGGRPDPPYHRYGVRPAGVVCLVAGVCALLAWAVGVRPEAVAFVGLAPGFVLLGLVDVAVHRLPDPLTLPLAAAAVVLLGCAGALPGAAGSWRSALLGGAALAGAYLLLFLIHPAGMGFGDVKLALSLGVALGWYGRGVWVAGAFLGFLYGAVYGLGLLLRGRAGRRTAFPFGPFMAAGALTGVLLGGFGA, translated from the coding sequence ATGGGCCTGGTCGTGATCATCCTCGCCGCCGCGTACGGAGCGGGCGCGGGTCTGCTGCTGCCGCGCGCGGCGTACCGGCTGTCCGTGGAGCCGGGGGAGCCCTGGCGGGACTCCTGCCCCGACGGGCATCCGCTCCCGGGCTGGGTGGGGCGCGCCCGCTGCCGCCTCCCCGGAGCGTCGGCCGTGTCCCCGCCGGCGCCGGCGCCCACCCGCCCCGGCCCCGGGGCGGGAGCGCCGCCGGCGGGGCCCGTCCCCGCGGATCCCGGCGCCCCGACCACCGGCGGGCGCCCCGACCCGCCGTACCACCGCTACGGGGTCCGCCCCGCGGGGGTCGTGTGCCTGGTCGCCGGGGTCTGCGCGCTGCTCGCGTGGGCCGTCGGGGTGCGGCCCGAGGCGGTGGCGTTCGTGGGGCTCGCACCCGGGTTCGTCCTGCTCGGCCTGGTCGACGTCGCCGTGCACCGGCTGCCGGACCCGCTGACCCTGCCGCTCGCCGCGGCCGCGGTCGTGCTGCTGGGATGCGCCGGGGCCCTGCCCGGCGCGGCCGGGTCCTGGCGGTCGGCGCTGCTCGGCGGGGCCGCGCTCGCGGGGGCGTACCTGCTGCTGTTCCTGATCCACCCCGCCGGCATGGGCTTCGGGGACGTCAAGCTGGCGCTGTCCCTCGGGGTCGCTCTTGGGTGGTACGGCCGGGGGGTATGGGTGGCCGGGGCGTTCCTGGGCTTCCTCTACGGGGCCGTGTACGGCCTGGGCCTGCTGCTGCGCGGCCGTGCGGGGCGCCGGACGGCCTTCCCGTTCGGCCCCTTCATGGCGGCCGGCGCGCTCACCGGAGTGCTGCTGGGCGGATTCGGAGCGTAA
- a CDS encoding TetR/AcrR family transcriptional regulator, protein MTSSSPQQRRGNTRQRIQDVAVELFAEQGYEKTSLREIAERLDVTKAALYYHFKTKEDIIISLFEDVTRPIDELIAWAEEQPRTLETKREVLRRYSEAMAAGASLYRFMQENQATMRELSIGETVKKRLFTLVELLRTEDGPLTDQVRCVSALFTLHAGMMFLQHVEGNPEETRQAALEVATDLITQAHGQ, encoded by the coding sequence ATGACCAGCAGCAGTCCGCAGCAGCGCCGTGGCAACACGCGTCAGCGCATCCAGGACGTGGCTGTGGAGCTCTTCGCCGAGCAGGGGTACGAGAAGACGTCGCTGCGCGAGATCGCGGAGCGGCTCGACGTCACGAAGGCGGCGCTGTACTACCACTTCAAGACCAAGGAAGACATCATCATCAGCCTCTTCGAGGACGTGACGCGTCCGATCGACGAGCTGATCGCGTGGGCGGAGGAGCAGCCGCGCACGCTGGAGACCAAGCGGGAAGTGCTCCGGCGTTACAGCGAGGCGATGGCGGCCGGGGCCTCCCTGTACCGGTTCATGCAAGAGAACCAGGCGACGATGCGGGAACTGAGCATCGGAGAGACCGTGAAGAAGCGCCTCTTCACCCTGGTCGAACTGCTGCGGACGGAAGACGGGCCGCTGACGGACCAGGTGCGCTGCGTGAGCGCCCTGTTCACGCTGCACGCCGGGATGATGTTCCTCCAGCACGTGGAGGGCAACCCGGAGGAAACCCGCCAAGCGGCCCTGGAGGTCGCCACGGACCTCATCACGCAGGCGCACGGGCAGTAG
- a CDS encoding extracellular solute-binding protein, whose product MRRTTFTATTGAAVLGLLIPLAGCGSSGEDAGDGGTLRLVAAEYGDGPGNSSQAFWEKVTTDFTKANPGLKVEVQLLPWEDIDSAVTRMVRDGKAPDMALMGSYSDFAAQGKLYSADELLSVTAEANFLQPLAEAGTVGSTLYGLPFVASSRLLFYNKALFDKAGITSEPKTWNDLKTAAKALKDNGVKFPYAMPLGPEEAHAEALIWELSNGGGYSDNSGNYSLASDQNIQTFKWIKDSLVAPGLTGPVPPSQLNRADAFAAFLRGDVGMLNGYPSLAHEARAKGISVRAVSMPVSDTLGSGETPPTVGVADWMMAFNQNGKREEIGKFLDFVYQDKNLTDFAGRYHLLPSTVSASRTPAGGGLDQNDVQFLTALRGAQLYPVNDPSWVTVSDTIKRNIGRAVEPSGDPKAVLEGIAAKATEAGRTS is encoded by the coding sequence GTGCGACGAACAACGTTCACCGCGACGACCGGGGCGGCCGTGCTGGGCCTGCTCATCCCGCTTGCCGGCTGCGGCAGTTCCGGCGAAGACGCCGGTGACGGCGGCACACTGCGGCTCGTCGCCGCCGAATACGGCGACGGTCCCGGCAACAGTTCCCAGGCCTTCTGGGAGAAGGTGACGACCGATTTCACCAAGGCCAACCCCGGCCTCAAGGTCGAGGTCCAGCTTCTTCCGTGGGAGGACATCGACAGCGCGGTCACGCGCATGGTCCGGGACGGCAAGGCCCCGGACATGGCCCTGATGGGCTCCTACTCGGACTTCGCCGCGCAGGGGAAGCTCTATTCCGCGGACGAACTGCTCTCGGTCACCGCCGAGGCGAACTTCCTGCAACCGCTCGCGGAGGCCGGTACGGTCGGCAGCACCCTGTACGGCCTGCCGTTCGTCGCGAGCAGCCGCCTGCTCTTCTACAACAAGGCGCTGTTCGACAAGGCCGGCATCACGAGCGAACCCAAGACGTGGAACGACCTGAAGACGGCCGCCAAGGCGCTCAAGGACAACGGCGTGAAGTTCCCGTACGCCATGCCGCTCGGCCCGGAGGAGGCGCACGCCGAGGCGCTGATCTGGGAGTTGAGCAACGGAGGCGGCTACTCCGACAACAGCGGCAACTACAGCCTGGCCTCCGACCAGAACATCCAGACCTTCAAGTGGATCAAGGACTCCCTGGTCGCCCCGGGGCTGACCGGGCCGGTCCCACCATCGCAGCTCAACCGCGCCGACGCGTTCGCCGCCTTCCTGCGCGGAGACGTGGGCATGCTCAACGGCTATCCCTCGCTCGCACACGAGGCGCGCGCCAAGGGCATCTCCGTCCGCGCCGTCTCGATGCCGGTGTCGGACACCCTGGGCTCCGGGGAGACGCCGCCGACGGTCGGTGTCGCCGACTGGATGATGGCGTTCAACCAGAACGGCAAGCGCGAGGAGATCGGAAAGTTCCTGGACTTCGTCTACCAGGACAAGAACCTGACCGACTTCGCCGGGCGTTACCACCTGCTGCCCTCGACGGTGTCGGCCTCCCGCACCCCGGCCGGCGGCGGCCTCGACCAGAACGACGTGCAGTTCCTGACCGCGTTGCGCGGCGCCCAGCTCTACCCGGTCAACGACCCTTCCTGGGTGACCGTCAGCGACACCATCAAGCGCAACATCGGTCGCGCCGTGGAACCATCCGGCGACCCCAAGGCCGTCCTGGAGGGCATCGCCGCGAAGGCGACCGAGGCCGGCCGGACGAGCTGA
- the mgrA gene encoding L-glyceraldehyde 3-phosphate reductase codes for MTDTNPYRAEPSRYDSMEYRRTGHSGLKLPAISLGLWHNFGDDTSLAPQRAILRRAFDLGVTHFDLANNYGPPPGSAELNFGKIFAQDFASHREELVLSTKAGYLMHAGPYGEWGSRKYLLGSLDASLKRMGVDYVDIFYSHRFDPETPLEETMGALASAVRQGKALYVGVSSYTAEQTAEAARILRDMGVRPLIHQPSYSMINRWTEEDGLLDTLEDAGMGCISFAPLAQGLLTGKYLKGIPEGSRASQGKSLNPDLLSDDVLRRLKGLNEIAGRRGQSLAQLALNWVLRDERMTSALIGASSVKQLEENVAALAGAPLTEQELKEIDSFAVSTPGANIWAQRG; via the coding sequence GTGACTGATACCAATCCCTATCGGGCAGAGCCCTCGCGCTACGACTCCATGGAGTACCGGCGCACCGGCCACAGCGGCCTCAAGCTCCCCGCCATCTCCCTCGGCCTCTGGCACAACTTCGGCGACGACACGTCCCTGGCGCCCCAGCGGGCGATCCTGCGCCGGGCCTTCGACCTGGGTGTCACCCATTTCGACCTGGCCAACAACTACGGACCGCCGCCCGGGTCCGCCGAGCTCAACTTCGGCAAGATCTTCGCGCAGGACTTCGCGTCCCACCGCGAGGAGCTGGTGCTCTCCACCAAGGCCGGCTACCTGATGCACGCCGGCCCGTACGGCGAGTGGGGCAGCCGCAAGTACCTGCTCGGCTCGCTGGACGCCTCGCTGAAGCGGATGGGCGTCGATTACGTCGACATCTTCTACTCGCACCGCTTCGATCCGGAAACCCCGCTGGAGGAGACCATGGGCGCCCTGGCGTCCGCGGTCCGGCAGGGCAAGGCCCTCTACGTGGGCGTGTCCTCGTACACGGCCGAGCAGACGGCCGAGGCCGCGCGGATCCTGCGCGACATGGGCGTGCGCCCGCTCATCCACCAGCCCTCGTACTCCATGATCAACCGCTGGACGGAGGAGGACGGGCTGCTGGACACCCTGGAGGACGCCGGCATGGGCTGCATCTCCTTCGCGCCGCTCGCCCAGGGCCTCCTGACGGGCAAGTACCTGAAGGGCATCCCGGAGGGCTCGCGGGCCAGCCAGGGCAAGTCCCTCAACCCGGACCTGCTCTCGGACGACGTCCTGCGCCGGCTCAAGGGACTGAACGAGATCGCGGGGCGGCGCGGGCAGTCGTTGGCGCAGTTGGCGCTGAACTGGGTGCTGCGCGACGAGCGCATGACGTCGGCTCTGATCGGCGCGTCGAGCGTGAAGCAGTTGGAGGAGAACGTGGCCGCGCTGGCCGGTGCGCCGCTCACGGAGCAGGAGTTGAAGGAGATCGATTCCTTCGCCGTCTCCACCCCCGGCGCCAACATCTGGGCCCAGCGCGGCTGA
- a CDS encoding SMI1/KNR4 family protein has product MTENARIKALEQIMPATHGADEDIDWRVAEAAWGTRFPADFIAFMGRFGSGSINGEAGILLPLPKPGLQWDPAEMAEETANARQVWKTEGGRAVFDVDPESIIAWGVTGGSDILCWLTTDPDPDRWPVLVVGRHTAESFAVYPYGMAEFLLRLCSDEFDVSPVSITFWDGGHLSFVHWRKAQRRWQEGRNPETGEPDPYAGDFAD; this is encoded by the coding sequence ATGACGGAGAACGCGCGGATCAAGGCGCTGGAGCAGATCATGCCGGCGACGCACGGCGCCGACGAGGACATCGACTGGCGGGTCGCCGAGGCGGCCTGGGGGACGAGGTTCCCGGCCGACTTCATCGCGTTCATGGGGCGCTTCGGCTCCGGGTCCATCAACGGCGAGGCCGGCATCCTGCTGCCGCTGCCCAAGCCCGGACTCCAGTGGGATCCGGCCGAGATGGCCGAGGAGACCGCCAACGCCCGTCAGGTCTGGAAGACCGAGGGCGGCCGGGCCGTCTTCGACGTGGACCCGGAGTCCATCATCGCGTGGGGGGTCACGGGCGGCTCGGACATCCTGTGCTGGCTGACGACCGATCCCGACCCCGACCGCTGGCCGGTTCTGGTGGTCGGGCGGCACACCGCCGAGTCCTTCGCGGTGTATCCGTACGGCATGGCCGAATTCCTGCTCCGGCTGTGCTCGGACGAGTTCGACGTGAGTCCCGTCAGCATCACCTTCTGGGACGGCGGCCACCTGAGCTTCGTCCACTGGCGCAAGGCCCAGCGTCGTTGGCAGGAGGGCCGCAACCCGGAGACGGGCGAGCCGGACCCCTACGCGGGCGATTTCGCCGACTGA
- a CDS encoding pilus assembly protein TadG-related protein codes for MIAGHSNDRGQVFPLYAMVVVGLLFAALAFFVFGQAAVVRSDAQGAADAGALAAAREARDNLLPGLDLATLKPDEWQDILTGKSFDVAGACGAAEDFARLNDASGTCSSSMLRFTVEVTTEGTVGASVVPGTENMHGAAKAVAEVVPRCVLGDAPTPSVTPVPASTDPPSATPTVINCKGGKIIKFDPLKPDLWSTLARSLFDVRLVG; via the coding sequence GTGATCGCAGGTCATTCCAACGACCGGGGCCAGGTCTTTCCGCTGTACGCGATGGTCGTGGTCGGGCTGCTCTTCGCGGCGCTGGCGTTCTTCGTCTTCGGTCAGGCCGCCGTCGTCCGCAGCGATGCGCAGGGGGCAGCGGACGCGGGGGCTCTCGCAGCGGCTCGGGAAGCGCGGGACAACCTGCTTCCGGGCCTCGACCTTGCGACGCTCAAGCCCGACGAATGGCAAGACATCCTGACGGGTAAGTCCTTCGACGTGGCGGGGGCTTGTGGGGCGGCCGAAGACTTCGCGCGGCTGAACGACGCGTCGGGTACCTGCTCATCGTCGATGCTGCGCTTCACCGTCGAGGTGACGACCGAGGGTACCGTCGGAGCCTCCGTGGTGCCAGGCACCGAGAACATGCACGGGGCGGCAAAGGCGGTGGCCGAGGTCGTGCCCAGATGTGTCTTGGGCGACGCTCCAACCCCCTCCGTTACTCCGGTGCCCGCGTCGACTGATCCCCCGTCGGCAACTCCCACCGTCATCAATTGCAAGGGCGGGAAGATCATCAAATTCGACCCCCTGAAGCCGGATCTCTGGAGCACGCTGGCGCGAAGCCTGTTCGATGTGCGACTGGTCGGCTGA
- a CDS encoding OmpA family protein, with the protein MTKRHRVSASTAVVGLVIAGAHFIGATSAHADDVKPSVPPGTEPSASAPVAIDSNAPGLKIPQGGTLAPVKVLDIAEVVEDLGGEERRQETNQTVMMALQSEVLFPENSAVFNAQAAARIQAIANEINQQKATRVRVFGFTDDQGSYEHGKELSKQRADAVQAELGKTVTNSGVIFDVRGYSEDYPIADNGTEEGRKKNRRVEITFPRGSGQ; encoded by the coding sequence ATGACCAAACGACACCGCGTCTCCGCGTCCACCGCCGTCGTCGGGCTCGTCATTGCCGGCGCGCACTTCATCGGGGCCACCAGTGCCCACGCCGACGACGTCAAGCCGTCGGTGCCGCCCGGTACCGAGCCTTCGGCTTCGGCTCCCGTGGCCATCGACTCGAACGCCCCCGGGCTCAAGATCCCGCAGGGTGGGACCCTCGCGCCCGTCAAGGTGCTCGACATCGCCGAGGTCGTCGAGGACCTCGGGGGTGAGGAGCGGCGGCAGGAGACCAATCAGACCGTCATGATGGCGCTGCAGTCCGAGGTCCTGTTCCCCGAGAACAGCGCGGTGTTCAACGCGCAGGCGGCGGCGCGGATACAGGCCATCGCCAACGAGATCAACCAGCAGAAGGCGACCCGCGTCCGCGTCTTCGGGTTCACCGATGACCAGGGCAGTTATGAGCACGGCAAGGAGCTGTCCAAGCAGCGCGCCGACGCCGTGCAGGCGGAGTTGGGCAAGACCGTGACGAACTCCGGCGTCATCTTCGACGTCCGCGGTTACAGCGAGGATTACCCGATCGCCGACAACGGCACCGAGGAAGGCCGGAAGAAGAACCGGCGCGTGGAGATCACGTTCCCCCGCGGGAGCGGTCAGTAG
- a CDS encoding DUF192 domain-containing protein: MGRWRDGGAVLRVVGTDGAPVPLEIAASYRARTRGLLGRDGIAGALLLTPAGSVHTFRMRFAIDVAYLDRNLDVIALATMVPGRLGLPRPRSRHVLEAEAGAMAGWGLRVGARVEVEPRPVGGGT; this comes from the coding sequence ATGGGGCGTTGGCGTGACGGCGGAGCCGTCCTGCGTGTCGTCGGGACGGACGGGGCGCCGGTGCCGTTGGAGATCGCCGCCTCCTACCGGGCCCGCACCCGCGGCCTGCTCGGGCGCGACGGGATCGCGGGGGCGCTGTTGTTGACGCCGGCGGGCAGCGTGCACACGTTCCGGATGCGGTTCGCGATCGACGTCGCGTACCTCGACCGGAACCTCGACGTGATCGCCCTGGCCACGATGGTCCCCGGCCGGCTGGGGTTGCCCCGGCCGCGCTCCCGGCACGTCCTGGAGGCAGAGGCGGGCGCGATGGCGGGCTGGGGCCTGCGGGTCGGGGCCCGGGTGGAGGTGGAACCGCGTCCGGTCGGAGGCGGAACCTGA
- a CDS encoding response regulator, protein MPPLRVLIADDNPVVRAGLSALLATAPDIEVVAQAADGREALQLTRTHTPDVILLDVRMPGVDGISALPHLARLAPVLMLTYSQESEIVREALLLGAGGYLVHGEFTPDLLLTAVRDTHAGRAHFTPTAATAVLAELRASSQPQRIVAQSSQRLPNHIAFGLSSREEEVMDLIASGMNNQQIAATCFISEKTVKNHINRIFAKLQTTTRSEAIARWLGTARPGVAGHG, encoded by the coding sequence ATGCCGCCCTTGCGCGTCCTGATCGCCGACGACAACCCCGTCGTCCGCGCCGGCCTCTCGGCCCTCCTCGCGACCGCCCCCGACATCGAGGTCGTCGCCCAGGCCGCGGACGGCCGCGAGGCCCTCCAGCTCACCCGGACCCACACCCCCGACGTGATCCTCCTCGACGTTCGGATGCCGGGAGTCGACGGCATCTCGGCGCTGCCCCACCTGGCGCGCCTGGCACCCGTACTGATGCTGACGTACAGCCAGGAGTCTGAAATCGTCCGCGAAGCCCTCCTGCTGGGCGCCGGCGGCTACCTGGTCCACGGCGAATTCACCCCGGACCTCCTGCTCACGGCGGTCCGCGACACCCACGCCGGCCGCGCCCACTTCACCCCGACGGCGGCAACCGCGGTCCTCGCGGAGCTCCGGGCCTCTTCGCAACCGCAACGGATTGTGGCACAGTCTTCTCAGCGCCTTCCGAACCACATCGCGTTCGGGCTGAGTTCACGTGAGGAGGAGGTCATGGATCTGATCGCATCCGGGATGAACAACCAACAGATCGCGGCCACCTGCTTCATCAGCGAGAAGACGGTCAAGAACCACATCAACCGCATCTTCGCGAAGCTCCAGACCACCACCCGCAGCGAAGCCATAGCCCGCTGGCTGGGAACCGCCCGTCCAGGGGTGGCCGGCCATGGGTAG
- a CDS encoding TetR/AcrR family transcriptional regulator, protein MDDEEARTRLLDAAETLFYAEGIQAVGMDRIRAASGVPLKRLYRVFPAKESLVTAYLERRDRRWTASLRTAVTEAPDPILGVFDWLADWFREPDFRGCAFLNAYGELGTGPEAVVDVIRRHKAELRNLLADLAGPDREPLADQLLLLVEGATVVAALDPGPAPAHRAREAAAILMR, encoded by the coding sequence ATGGACGACGAAGAGGCCCGGACCCGACTGCTCGACGCGGCGGAGACCCTGTTCTACGCCGAGGGGATCCAGGCCGTCGGCATGGACCGCATCCGCGCCGCATCGGGCGTCCCGCTCAAACGGCTGTACCGCGTCTTCCCCGCCAAGGAATCCCTGGTCACCGCCTACCTGGAACGCCGCGACCGACGCTGGACGGCAAGCCTGCGCACGGCGGTGACCGAAGCACCGGACCCGATCCTCGGCGTCTTCGACTGGCTGGCGGACTGGTTCCGCGAGCCGGACTTCCGGGGCTGCGCGTTCCTCAACGCCTACGGCGAACTCGGCACCGGCCCCGAGGCCGTGGTGGACGTCATCCGCCGCCACAAGGCGGAGCTGCGGAACCTCCTGGCCGACCTCGCCGGCCCCGACCGGGAACCGCTCGCGGACCAACTCCTGCTCCTGGTCGAGGGCGCCACCGTCGTGGCCGCCCTCGACCCCGGCCCCGCGCCGGCCCACCGGGCCCGCGAGGCGGCGGCCATCCTCATGCGGTGA
- a CDS encoding MDR family MFS transporter, producing MTKKAETSEEVKPRSVRVVLMALMIAMLLAMLDNMIIGTAMPTIVGELGGLEHLSWVVTAYTLATAASTPIWGKIGDMYGRKGSFLTSIVIFLIGSALSGMAQDMGQLIGFRAIQGLGAGGLMVGVMAIIGDLIPPRERGKYQGMMAGVMALAMIGGPLVGGTITDHMGWRWSFYINLPLGAVALAMVTAVLHLPKKKAQGKIDYLGAALLTIAITSTVLVTTWGGTEYAWGSGEVIGLIIVGIVSIAAFLYVETKAAEPVMPLHIFRSRNFTLMSVIGFLVGFAMFGGVLYLPLFQQSVQGASATNSGLLLLPMLLSMMVVSLIAGRITTSSGKYKMFPIVGGALMVVGLFLLATMDTGTTRLMSGVYMAVLGAGLGFLMQITMLVAQNSVDMKDMGVASSSATLFRTLGGSFGVALMGSLFTSQVTDTMTDRLGPEAAAKAGSAQLDAASLAKLPEAMRDAYQHAVAAGTHSAFLLGAVIAVLGFAAAWFVKEVPLRGAGPAQAAGGEGGEDEGKTAQAPQESVAH from the coding sequence ATGACGAAGAAGGCCGAAACCTCGGAGGAGGTGAAGCCGCGCAGCGTCCGCGTCGTACTGATGGCGCTCATGATCGCGATGCTGCTGGCCATGCTGGACAACATGATCATCGGCACCGCGATGCCGACGATCGTCGGCGAACTCGGTGGCCTGGAGCACCTCTCCTGGGTCGTCACCGCGTACACCCTGGCCACGGCCGCCTCCACCCCCATCTGGGGCAAGATCGGCGACATGTACGGCCGGAAGGGCTCCTTCCTCACCTCGATCGTGATCTTCCTGATCGGTTCCGCGCTCAGCGGCATGGCCCAGGACATGGGTCAGTTGATCGGGTTCCGTGCGATCCAGGGCCTCGGCGCCGGTGGTCTGATGGTCGGCGTCATGGCGATCATCGGCGACCTGATCCCGCCCCGTGAGCGCGGCAAGTACCAGGGCATGATGGCCGGCGTGATGGCCCTCGCCATGATCGGCGGCCCGCTGGTCGGCGGCACCATCACCGACCACATGGGCTGGCGCTGGTCCTTCTACATCAACCTCCCGCTCGGCGCCGTCGCCCTCGCGATGGTCACCGCGGTCCTGCACCTTCCCAAGAAGAAGGCCCAGGGGAAGATCGACTACCTCGGCGCGGCCCTGTTGACCATCGCCATCACCTCCACCGTGCTCGTCACCACCTGGGGTGGCACCGAGTACGCCTGGGGTTCCGGTGAGGTCATCGGCCTGATCATCGTCGGCATCGTGTCGATCGCCGCGTTCCTCTACGTCGAGACCAAGGCCGCCGAGCCGGTCATGCCGCTGCACATCTTCCGCAGCCGCAACTTCACGCTCATGTCGGTGATCGGGTTCCTCGTCGGCTTCGCGATGTTCGGCGGCGTGCTCTACCTCCCGCTGTTCCAGCAGTCGGTGCAGGGCGCCTCCGCCACCAACTCCGGCCTGCTGCTCCTGCCGATGCTGCTCTCGATGATGGTCGTCTCGCTGATCGCGGGCCGCATCACCACCAGCAGCGGCAAGTACAAGATGTTCCCGATCGTCGGCGGCGCGCTCATGGTCGTCGGGCTCTTCCTGCTCGCGACCATGGACACCGGCACCACCCGCCTGATGTCCGGCGTCTACATGGCGGTCCTCGGTGCGGGCCTCGGCTTCCTGATGCAGATCACCATGCTGGTCGCGCAGAACAGCGTCGACATGAAGGACATGGGCGTCGCGTCCTCCTCCGCCACCCTGTTCCGGACCCTCGGCGGTTCGTTCGGTGTCGCCCTGATGGGCTCGCTCTTCACCTCGCAGGTGACCGACACCATGACCGACCGACTGGGCCCCGAGGCCGCCGCGAAGGCGGGCTCGGCCCAACTGGACGCCGCGAGCCTGGCCAAGCTGCCCGAGGCCATGCGCGACGCCTACCAGCACGCGGTCGCGGCCGGCACGCACTCCGCGTTCCTGCTCGGCGCGGTGATCGCCGTACTGGGCTTCGCGGCCGCCTGGTTCGTCAAGGAGGTCCCGCTCCGGGGCGCGGGTCCCGCCCAGGCCGCCGGCGGCGAGGGCGGCGAGGACGAGGGCAAGACCGCCCAGGCTCCCCAGGAGTCCGTCGCGCACTGA
- a CDS encoding nuclear transport factor 2 family protein has protein sequence MTAAVPRPPLPPFTEESARAKVRAAEDAWNSRDPDRVAQAYTQDSVWRNRDRFLTGRAEIREFLADKWERELDYRLRKELWAYTGNRISVRFTYEWHDTAGQWWRSHGNEQWEFDDDGLMRRREASINDVPIAEEDRRLVRPRHDT, from the coding sequence ATGACCGCCGCCGTACCCCGCCCGCCCCTGCCGCCCTTCACCGAAGAGAGCGCCCGCGCCAAGGTGCGAGCCGCCGAGGACGCGTGGAACAGTCGCGACCCCGACCGCGTCGCGCAGGCGTACACGCAGGACTCGGTCTGGCGCAATCGCGACCGCTTCCTGACCGGCCGCGCCGAGATCCGGGAGTTCCTCGCCGACAAGTGGGAGCGCGAGCTGGACTATCGACTCCGCAAGGAACTCTGGGCGTACACCGGGAACCGGATCTCCGTCCGCTTCACGTACGAGTGGCACGACACCGCCGGCCAGTGGTGGCGCAGCCACGGCAACGAGCAGTGGGAGTTCGACGACGACGGCCTGATGCGCCGCCGGGAGGCGAGCATCAACGACGTCCCCATCGCCGAGGAGGATCGCCGACTGGTCCGACCGCGCCACGACACCTGA